Proteins from a single region of Bdellovibrio bacteriovorus HD100:
- the lptB gene encoding LPS export ABC transporter ATP-binding protein, with translation MSMLTIKDISKSFKKRKVVDGASFSVESGQVVGLLGPNGAGKTTSFYMVVGLVQPDSGTINLDETNITQEPMYKRARVGLSYLAQEPSIFRKLTVAENIIVALEAHGYSGASRSEKLEQLIGDFHVGHIRDSYGYALSGGERRRVEIARALAGSPKFILLDEPFAGIDPIAVADIQNIIRELKAKGIGVLITDHNVRETLGICDYAYILKDGKIQVSGSSDEIANSELARKFYLGENFKL, from the coding sequence ATGAGCATGCTCACCATCAAAGACATTTCTAAGTCCTTTAAAAAGCGCAAGGTCGTTGATGGCGCCTCTTTTTCTGTGGAGTCCGGTCAGGTTGTAGGCCTGCTGGGCCCGAACGGTGCCGGCAAGACCACTTCGTTCTATATGGTCGTGGGTCTGGTTCAGCCGGATTCCGGCACGATCAACCTGGATGAAACCAATATCACTCAGGAGCCGATGTACAAACGCGCCCGCGTGGGTCTGAGCTATCTGGCTCAAGAGCCCAGCATTTTCCGCAAACTGACCGTGGCAGAAAATATCATCGTGGCCCTGGAGGCTCATGGTTATTCTGGGGCGTCCCGTTCTGAAAAGCTGGAACAGTTGATTGGGGACTTCCACGTCGGTCACATCCGCGACAGTTATGGCTATGCCCTGTCCGGGGGGGAGCGCCGCCGTGTGGAGATCGCCCGCGCCCTGGCCGGGTCGCCGAAGTTCATTCTTCTGGATGAGCCCTTTGCGGGGATCGATCCCATTGCGGTCGCTGACATCCAGAATATCATCCGCGAACTTAAGGCCAAAGGTATAGGAGTTCTGATCACAGATCATAACGTGCGTGAGACTTTGGGCATTTGCGACTATGCTTATATATTGAAGGACGGGAAGATTCAGGTCAGCGGAAGTTCTGATGAAATCGCAAATTCCGAATTGGCACGTAAGTTCTATCTCGGCGAAAACTTTAAGCTGTAA
- a CDS encoding ExbD/TolR family protein, with protein MAHIDSGDSSGRKKNIELNLVPFIDLMSVLITFLLITAVWTQVSMIQIGSSLYGKKSDTQPNPTPPPNADVVLKVDVKEMGYVLTVGKQVISLPMVNEQFDEAGLVAQLQRVKQLYPEKVDAIVSVADVIPYEQLIKAMDNCLTAGFSAISVATGGPQ; from the coding sequence ATGGCTCACATAGATAGCGGCGATTCCAGCGGCAGAAAAAAGAATATCGAGCTGAACCTCGTGCCTTTCATCGACTTGATGAGCGTTCTTATCACGTTCCTGCTTATCACGGCCGTTTGGACTCAAGTGTCTATGATTCAAATTGGTAGTTCCCTCTATGGGAAGAAATCGGACACGCAACCCAATCCGACACCTCCACCGAACGCCGATGTGGTGCTGAAAGTGGATGTGAAGGAAATGGGTTATGTTTTAACTGTTGGGAAACAAGTGATCAGCCTTCCCATGGTGAACGAACAATTTGATGAAGCGGGTCTTGTGGCGCAACTGCAGCGTGTGAAACAGCTGTATCCTGAAAAAGTGGATGCGATTGTTTCCGTTGCAGACGTCATCCCCTATGAACAACTCATCAAGGCAATGGATAACTGTCTGACCGCAGGGTTCTCGGCAATATCCGTTGCGACGGGAGGGCCGCAGTAA
- a CDS encoding tetratricopeptide repeat protein — protein MKINRHQLLVSGFMSLVLASTAGAQTKTVKTTKTVKKKTVGELLSQANEGSRGGRVQMSKTDTSLPSANMGFKQDVQNYNLESVKPPRSSEIMQRDSGNGQAEYERVLDQQIRELYKLTQKFKTSPNRGELWLRLAELYVEKASLIDSRKQDEYDAKLRAFQAGKTKSKPRLDTAEAREYNKKAVQLYEWFQRDFPRDEKMSQALFFLGYNYFELGEVKKGADYYEKLTRGYPNSQFVGEAHFALAEYYFENERWANAYKEYSFLIKEKKHRLHTFALYKGSWCLFRLGKVQQAMTYLEYIIKAGKNETGDQLASRMKVNRTRLEGEALRDIVVFYAEGGDPNKAADYFKNLVGNNYSPYLERLAYQYSDRGNKDASRDVFKLLISQNPTAPKAFEYQYQIVQNYFYAKNTQRFKTELYGWVKDYDSSGAWYAANKGNKELIENSYKLRETTLRNYVLQQHQTAQNSRAQYSQSQAYEGYQLYLREFPDSATAADMHFYFGELLYDMGKYDEASMQYKWVVDNAPQSKFYGKSAQNLILSVERSIPSDQEMQKRVGNSTDPVPLEPKVDRFIKAGQWYVEKFPSSEKAVEIKFRMGRLYYQSNHFDQATAHFRDIVKQHPNTKYAEYSANLLLDIYNLRKDYAGLEKTGAELLAVPGIASSKAGADIRGVMEKASFKRGQDLELEKKYADSAQVFESFAKQNPKSNLAVNANFNAAVNYERAGMNAPAIAAYQGVLASKDPAADKLKPKARRLLAKLYQDSAQFEEAAKLYRQAAQENPTDSLAPNLMFNAAVLYEALGKSDEAIRSYTDFTKMNKKHSDNVEAVFSMAQIHRKAGQTGAAIARYMEYVEAGGRDQERVVESAYWVSELSTRQKATTRAQEWRQKTLAIQKRFAPNKKGVGATYAARIKLAEAEDTFKEMKSVTFPKDPAKQKAAADKKVALLTKLTGELAEVIKYDSAEEIVSSLSILGDANLNMAQAIINAPLPPGLNAEETKQYKAGVEKFAEPFNSKARESYKATVDRGLELEVYNDGFKSAYEYMNSKDPKGYYNGGEVGSDIRLVNWIGQ, from the coding sequence ATGAAAATCAACAGGCATCAACTTCTTGTTTCCGGATTTATGAGTCTTGTTCTGGCGTCCACTGCGGGCGCCCAGACCAAAACTGTTAAGACCACCAAAACCGTCAAGAAAAAGACTGTCGGTGAACTGTTGTCCCAGGCCAACGAAGGCAGTCGCGGCGGCAGAGTGCAGATGTCCAAAACGGACACCTCACTGCCTTCAGCGAACATGGGTTTCAAACAGGATGTCCAGAATTACAATCTGGAATCCGTCAAACCTCCGCGCTCTTCTGAAATCATGCAAAGAGACAGCGGCAACGGTCAGGCCGAGTACGAAAGAGTTCTGGATCAGCAGATCCGTGAACTGTACAAACTGACACAGAAATTCAAAACCAGCCCGAACCGCGGGGAGTTGTGGTTGCGTCTGGCCGAGCTGTATGTCGAAAAAGCCAGTCTGATTGATTCGCGCAAGCAGGATGAATACGACGCGAAACTGCGTGCGTTCCAGGCCGGCAAAACCAAATCCAAACCTCGTCTGGATACGGCGGAAGCCCGCGAATACAACAAAAAGGCCGTTCAGCTTTATGAATGGTTCCAGCGTGACTTCCCACGCGACGAAAAGATGAGCCAGGCGCTCTTCTTCCTGGGGTACAACTATTTCGAACTGGGTGAAGTAAAAAAAGGTGCGGATTACTATGAAAAGCTAACCCGCGGCTATCCGAACTCCCAGTTTGTCGGCGAGGCGCACTTCGCCCTGGCTGAATATTATTTTGAAAATGAAAGATGGGCGAATGCCTATAAAGAGTATTCTTTCCTGATCAAGGAAAAGAAGCACCGTCTTCACACCTTTGCCCTGTACAAGGGTTCATGGTGCTTGTTCCGTCTGGGTAAGGTTCAGCAGGCGATGACGTATCTGGAATACATCATCAAAGCCGGCAAGAATGAAACCGGCGATCAACTGGCAAGCCGCATGAAAGTGAACCGCACGCGTCTTGAGGGCGAAGCCCTGCGTGACATCGTGGTGTTCTATGCGGAAGGCGGCGATCCAAACAAAGCGGCGGATTACTTCAAGAACCTAGTGGGCAACAACTACAGCCCTTACTTGGAAAGACTGGCGTATCAGTATTCGGACCGCGGTAACAAAGATGCGTCCCGTGATGTGTTCAAACTTCTGATTTCTCAGAACCCGACGGCACCCAAAGCCTTCGAGTACCAGTATCAGATTGTGCAAAACTACTTCTACGCAAAGAACACTCAGCGCTTTAAAACCGAGCTTTACGGTTGGGTGAAAGACTATGACTCTTCCGGGGCGTGGTATGCCGCGAACAAAGGCAATAAAGAGCTGATTGAGAACTCGTACAAGCTGCGCGAAACCACGCTGCGCAACTATGTTTTGCAGCAGCACCAAACAGCGCAAAACTCCCGCGCCCAGTATTCACAGTCCCAGGCTTACGAAGGGTACCAATTGTACCTGCGTGAGTTCCCGGATTCAGCGACCGCAGCCGACATGCACTTCTACTTCGGTGAATTGCTGTACGATATGGGTAAATACGATGAAGCATCCATGCAGTACAAGTGGGTGGTGGATAACGCGCCTCAAAGCAAGTTCTATGGCAAATCAGCCCAGAACTTGATCTTGTCTGTCGAGCGCAGCATCCCGTCTGATCAGGAAATGCAAAAACGCGTCGGAAATTCCACCGACCCGGTTCCGTTGGAGCCGAAAGTGGACCGCTTTATCAAAGCCGGTCAGTGGTATGTGGAAAAGTTCCCATCGTCTGAAAAAGCCGTGGAAATCAAATTCCGTATGGGTCGCCTGTACTATCAAAGCAATCACTTTGATCAGGCAACGGCTCACTTCCGTGACATCGTAAAACAGCATCCGAACACCAAGTACGCCGAATACTCGGCCAACTTGCTGCTGGATATTTACAATCTCAGAAAAGACTATGCGGGTCTGGAGAAAACCGGGGCCGAACTTCTGGCTGTTCCGGGCATTGCCTCCTCCAAAGCGGGGGCGGACATCCGTGGCGTGATGGAAAAAGCGTCCTTCAAGCGCGGTCAGGATCTGGAGCTTGAAAAGAAATACGCGGACAGTGCACAGGTGTTTGAATCCTTTGCAAAACAGAATCCGAAGTCCAATCTGGCAGTCAATGCGAACTTCAATGCGGCTGTAAACTATGAAAGAGCAGGGATGAATGCTCCGGCGATCGCGGCTTACCAGGGGGTTCTGGCCTCCAAGGATCCGGCAGCGGACAAATTGAAGCCCAAAGCCCGCCGTTTGCTGGCGAAGCTTTACCAGGATTCTGCCCAGTTCGAGGAAGCAGCGAAACTTTACCGTCAGGCAGCTCAGGAAAATCCAACCGATTCCCTGGCTCCGAACCTGATGTTCAATGCGGCTGTATTGTATGAAGCCCTGGGTAAATCGGATGAAGCCATCCGTTCTTACACGGACTTCACTAAAATGAACAAAAAACACAGCGACAACGTTGAAGCGGTGTTCAGCATGGCCCAGATCCATCGCAAAGCCGGTCAGACTGGTGCTGCGATTGCCCGCTACATGGAATACGTGGAAGCCGGCGGTCGTGATCAAGAGCGTGTGGTTGAAAGTGCTTACTGGGTCAGCGAACTGTCAACTCGTCAGAAAGCGACAACAAGAGCTCAGGAATGGCGCCAGAAAACTTTGGCGATCCAGAAGCGCTTTGCGCCGAATAAGAAGGGTGTGGGTGCGACTTACGCCGCCCGTATCAAGCTGGCTGAAGCAGAAGATACTTTCAAAGAGATGAAATCCGTGACCTTCCCTAAAGATCCGGCCAAACAGAAGGCCGCGGCTGACAAGAAAGTCGCGTTGCTGACCAAGTTGACCGGCGAACTGGCGGAAGTGATCAAGTATGACAGTGCAGAAGAAATCGTAAGCTCGCTTTCGATTCTGGGCGATGCCAACTTGAATATGGCTCAGGCGATCATCAATGCGCCACTGCCTCCGGGGCTGAACGCAGAAGAAACGAAGCAGTACAAGGCGGGTGTGGAAAAGTTCGCAGAACCGTTCAACTCCAAGGCTCGTGAAAGTTACAAGGCCACGGTGGATCGCGGTCTGGAACTGGAAGTGTACAACGACGGCTTCAAGTCTGCTTATGAGTACATGAACAGCAAGGATCCAAAGGGTTATTATAACGGTGGCGAAGTGGGCTCTGACATTCGTCTGGTGAATTGGATAGGTCAATAA
- a CDS encoding MotA/TolQ/ExbB proton channel family protein, which yields MNPTVTVDNMNFIQRAFAEGGFVMYVIAVIAILALFVIIERMMKLKNLAVDKKEFTDQIFRMVVAGDLRQAISYCDARPAPLTNTVKAGLVQAMNKRPDEEVQVAMDAAVMREMPKVEGWTSFLAVFGNVAVLAGLLGTIIGMIGSFRAVAAADPATKALELSKGISHALNCTAFGLLVAIISIVAYGLFQHRIQKTENEVVETSMSLLNLVVANREKIKD from the coding sequence GTGAACCCAACAGTTACAGTAGACAACATGAATTTCATCCAGCGTGCTTTCGCCGAGGGTGGTTTCGTCATGTACGTGATCGCAGTTATCGCCATTCTGGCGCTTTTTGTGATCATCGAAAGAATGATGAAGCTTAAAAATCTTGCCGTGGACAAAAAAGAGTTCACTGACCAGATCTTCAGAATGGTTGTAGCTGGCGATCTGCGCCAGGCCATCAGCTATTGTGATGCTCGCCCGGCTCCTTTGACTAATACAGTAAAAGCGGGTCTTGTTCAGGCGATGAACAAGCGTCCTGATGAAGAAGTGCAAGTGGCAATGGATGCAGCAGTGATGCGCGAAATGCCAAAAGTGGAAGGTTGGACTTCCTTCCTGGCGGTCTTCGGTAACGTGGCCGTACTTGCGGGTCTTCTTGGAACGATTATCGGTATGATCGGTTCCTTCCGTGCGGTGGCGGCAGCCGATCCTGCAACCAAAGCTCTGGAACTTTCCAAAGGTATTTCCCACGCCCTGAACTGTACGGCGTTTGGTCTTTTGGTGGCGATCATCTCTATCGTGGCTTACGGTCTGTTCCAGCACCGCATCCAGAAAACAGAAAATGAAGTGGTTGAGACCAGCATGAGTCTGTTGAACCTGGTTGTTGCAAACAGAGAAAAAATCAAAGACTAA
- the lptC gene encoding LPS export ABC transporter periplasmic protein LptC, whose product MGKYKNYIFLALLVALFVEILIIFPSHLEHEDEVALRQRVEKRDKEAKERKKKGIKEDPGPSSLADQKMGGVHLVESQSGNRDWELFAVSAEGSQAGGKWSLQQVRVLFYNQEKLEFTVTGDEGTIDDKSKDLSVIGNVVTKSENGYVFKTPSIFYSSKTRQIVSPEQVLMEGPRDSSGGGLFLKGASMKVLVEQSKMLIQNKVTAQKPMKDGKTFDISADGAEFSGKSREARFLGAVRMNYDNMKLEGPEASFLYGKGADILSSVAVKGGVRVSDVDKFATSESVNLDLLANQYTFKGRPKVIQNNDELTGEEIVFLEGGKKVKVERVRAKVENKDQ is encoded by the coding sequence ATGGGTAAATATAAGAATTATATTTTTCTGGCTCTTCTCGTCGCTTTGTTCGTCGAGATTCTTATTATTTTCCCATCGCATCTGGAGCATGAGGACGAGGTCGCCCTGCGCCAGCGGGTTGAAAAACGCGACAAAGAAGCCAAAGAACGCAAGAAAAAGGGCATCAAGGAAGATCCGGGTCCTTCCAGTCTGGCCGATCAAAAAATGGGCGGCGTGCACTTGGTGGAAAGCCAGTCCGGCAATCGGGACTGGGAGTTGTTTGCGGTCTCTGCTGAGGGCAGTCAGGCCGGCGGCAAGTGGAGTCTGCAGCAAGTGCGGGTGCTTTTTTATAACCAGGAAAAGCTCGAGTTCACCGTCACCGGGGATGAGGGTACCATCGACGATAAATCCAAAGATCTGAGTGTTATCGGAAATGTCGTGACCAAGTCCGAGAACGGCTATGTTTTTAAGACGCCATCAATTTTTTATTCGTCAAAGACCCGTCAAATAGTCAGCCCCGAGCAGGTGCTGATGGAGGGGCCTAGGGATTCTTCCGGCGGCGGTCTGTTTTTAAAGGGCGCCAGCATGAAGGTTCTGGTTGAGCAGTCCAAGATGCTGATTCAGAACAAGGTGACGGCGCAAAAGCCGATGAAGGACGGAAAAACTTTTGATATTTCCGCGGACGGCGCCGAATTCAGCGGTAAAAGCCGCGAGGCCCGCTTCCTCGGGGCTGTTCGCATGAACTATGACAACATGAAACTGGAAGGGCCCGAGGCTTCATTCCTTTATGGAAAGGGCGCGGATATTCTCAGTTCCGTGGCGGTGAAAGGCGGGGTGCGCGTCAGTGACGTGGACAAATTCGCCACCTCCGAGAGTGTGAATCTGGACCTGCTGGCAAATCAGTACACGTTCAAGGGTCGCCCCAAGGTGATCCAGAATAATGATGAGCTGACCGGAGAGGAAATCGTCTTCCTTGAAGGCGGAAAAAAGGTTAAAGTGGAACGAGTACGAGCGAAGGTGGAGAATAAAGATCAATGA
- a CDS encoding AgmX/PglI C-terminal domain-containing protein — protein MRSPLIFRIFKNNQLVGVKQFDQDQIVVGHNAEVHLDLDADGVSPIHCLIELRDNGWYVCDLGSSQGTFKNGQAVLDEAIASGDEIEVGPFRIAFFVGVPKPKVVPGAPASEAVAPVAEVPAPPPPKPEPSMPPAAVVKTEEIKVTPVIPAVTPSIPVEAPKAEEKPVLTTAPVKPEIRKERSSYKKAKKSKTFAPPSEIQNLKSHLKPGKGTTVEVLVTWKERILTTYHFKGNKTIRVNAGGDLSVALPDGLVPRGYPLLDMSAGLRVNTTNEMDTEMVISGGVTQHVEDLAKSGKAQKGGNGYSVRVDQNEMLCVNLPGGNLCLYIRFVPQAPTVPMLPMMLSGSEMTGLAMSLIIVGLLALYISATIPKDWQENKQEEVQRIAQVVFTNPPPAPTPTPTPPPPVPPTPPPQPVATPTPPPPKKVVVADANKEAQKKGTTGQQAQRAQVAARASEVAPKPNAKDRTKKFTSTRQGGAIKTGNTAGANAQSSNKDLSKVGLFSAFGGGGSRANIDKAYSGAGEVLGMADKATGTAGFNEDRAGDDLGSKFKDAGAGGKGTATQGIAGIGTKGRGSGQAAYGASEGFGSKTTVAIEGGGAEESFDATIDKEAIRRVIRSKLNEVKSCYERALNTLEKGKKMEGKVILAWEIIERGQARNVKVVDSTLGNPGVEECIRRRLASWVFPEPPTGMTAEVQAYPFVLNQAN, from the coding sequence TTGAGATCGCCGTTAATATTTAGAATTTTCAAAAACAATCAGCTCGTTGGTGTTAAACAGTTCGATCAGGATCAAATCGTGGTCGGACACAATGCTGAAGTGCATCTGGATCTGGATGCCGACGGCGTTTCACCCATTCACTGTCTGATCGAACTTCGTGACAACGGATGGTATGTCTGTGATTTGGGTTCCTCTCAGGGGACTTTCAAAAACGGGCAGGCTGTTCTGGATGAAGCCATCGCTTCTGGCGATGAAATCGAAGTGGGTCCTTTCCGTATTGCCTTCTTTGTGGGTGTGCCGAAGCCTAAAGTGGTTCCGGGCGCGCCAGCTTCTGAAGCTGTGGCTCCAGTGGCTGAAGTGCCAGCGCCACCTCCGCCAAAGCCGGAGCCCTCCATGCCGCCTGCGGCCGTGGTGAAGACGGAAGAAATCAAAGTCACTCCGGTGATCCCGGCGGTGACTCCGAGCATTCCAGTGGAAGCTCCGAAGGCCGAGGAAAAGCCTGTTCTGACTACGGCTCCGGTAAAACCTGAGATCCGCAAAGAACGCTCTTCTTACAAAAAGGCCAAGAAAAGCAAAACATTCGCTCCTCCAAGCGAGATTCAGAATCTGAAATCGCACCTGAAGCCTGGTAAAGGCACGACGGTCGAAGTTCTGGTCACCTGGAAAGAGCGCATTCTGACGACTTATCATTTCAAGGGCAACAAAACCATCCGCGTGAATGCGGGCGGGGACTTGTCTGTGGCTCTTCCTGACGGACTGGTGCCGCGCGGTTATCCGCTGCTGGACATGTCTGCAGGTCTGCGTGTGAACACCACCAACGAGATGGACACCGAAATGGTGATCTCTGGCGGCGTGACCCAGCACGTGGAAGACCTTGCCAAATCCGGCAAGGCACAAAAGGGCGGCAACGGTTACAGTGTGCGCGTGGATCAGAACGAAATGCTGTGTGTGAATCTGCCGGGTGGAAACCTGTGCCTTTACATCCGCTTCGTTCCGCAGGCGCCAACGGTGCCGATGCTTCCAATGATGCTTTCCGGTTCTGAAATGACGGGTTTGGCAATGTCCCTGATTATCGTGGGACTGCTGGCTTTGTATATTTCCGCAACCATTCCGAAAGACTGGCAGGAAAACAAGCAGGAAGAGGTTCAGCGTATTGCCCAGGTGGTGTTCACTAATCCACCGCCGGCGCCAACGCCGACCCCGACGCCTCCTCCACCAGTGCCTCCGACTCCGCCGCCGCAACCGGTGGCGACGCCGACTCCGCCTCCACCTAAGAAAGTGGTTGTGGCTGATGCGAACAAGGAAGCACAGAAAAAAGGAACGACCGGACAGCAGGCTCAGCGTGCCCAAGTGGCGGCAAGAGCCAGCGAAGTGGCTCCGAAGCCCAACGCGAAAGACCGCACCAAGAAGTTCACGTCCACTCGTCAGGGGGGCGCGATCAAAACGGGTAACACGGCCGGTGCGAATGCTCAGTCTTCCAACAAAGATCTTTCCAAAGTGGGTCTGTTCAGCGCCTTCGGTGGCGGTGGCAGCCGCGCCAACATCGACAAAGCCTACTCTGGAGCCGGTGAGGTTCTGGGTATGGCCGACAAGGCGACCGGAACGGCGGGCTTCAATGAAGACCGTGCTGGTGATGATCTGGGATCCAAATTCAAGGATGCCGGAGCTGGTGGAAAAGGGACCGCAACTCAAGGTATCGCCGGAATCGGCACCAAGGGTCGTGGGTCAGGTCAGGCTGCTTACGGTGCGTCTGAGGGCTTCGGTTCGAAGACCACAGTGGCTATCGAAGGCGGTGGTGCTGAAGAATCCTTCGACGCTACCATTGACAAAGAAGCTATCCGTCGTGTGATCCGCTCTAAACTTAACGAGGTGAAAAGCTGCTACGAGCGGGCTTTGAACACTCTTGAGAAGGGTAAGAAGATGGAAGGTAAAGTGATTCTTGCTTGGGAGATCATCGAGCGAGGTCAGGCACGCAACGTGAAAGTTGTCGATTCCACACTGGGCAACCCTGGAGTGGAAGAATGTATCCGCCGTCGTCTGGCAAGCTGGGTGTTCCCAGAGCCACCGACCGGAATGACAGCTGAAGTACAGGCGTACCCGTTTGTTTTGAATCAGGCTAATTAA
- a CDS encoding ExbD/TolR family protein produces the protein MAIFRPGERHRYHNILSKKKGKRDVTALLSLTAMVDMFTVLVIFLLQNYNATGEILYIPKDVVLPKATSVRELKPAHVITISSNEILLDRDVVATFDEVKGTEEWLIPKLKDTLAEALVKSRTEQEGKLQNKIRDVVETTRGEAEEDPNAWSKVTIQADKGVDFLTVKKVLFTVTEAGAGEINFAVTKLPQETNSN, from the coding sequence ATGGCCATCTTCAGACCTGGTGAACGTCATCGTTATCACAATATTTTAAGCAAGAAAAAAGGGAAGCGTGACGTGACGGCGTTGCTGTCACTGACAGCGATGGTCGACATGTTCACGGTTTTGGTTATTTTCCTGCTGCAGAACTACAATGCCACGGGTGAAATTCTTTACATCCCGAAGGATGTGGTTTTGCCAAAGGCCACCAGCGTGCGTGAGCTGAAGCCTGCTCACGTCATCACGATTTCCAGCAACGAGATTCTGCTGGACAGGGACGTGGTGGCGACCTTTGACGAAGTCAAGGGCACGGAAGAATGGCTGATTCCCAAGCTGAAGGACACTTTGGCTGAGGCTCTGGTGAAATCCCGTACCGAACAGGAAGGCAAGCTTCAAAACAAGATTCGCGACGTGGTCGAAACCACACGTGGAGAGGCGGAGGAAGACCCCAACGCCTGGAGCAAAGTCACAATTCAGGCCGACAAAGGCGTGGATTTCCTGACGGTCAAAAAGGTTCTGTTCACTGTGACAGAGGCCGGGGCTGGCGAAATCAACTTTGCGGTGACCAAGCTTCCTCAGGAAACGAATTCGAATTAA
- a CDS encoding tetratricopeptide repeat protein, protein MKRIITCFSLLALAACSSSPTKETAEETKTAVAEAPKVEVDEFKDLEKVEPVRPVTPPAPSQYAALNEAIKSQSDERIYQASTQILTQSPNDARALNALAMYHYKRGRFDLCRYLLGKAISSSPKTAELYSNLGIVQLAQNERRDAVKSFRKALDINNDEAVAAANLGAIYVQERDFAKAGVVLETAYRKGVRDPRVLNNYGIALTAQGKLDRAEDMYKAALKDSGNNKEVLFNYAILLVDHMQKYQDGLEVINRLKFVGGPADSRNRIIALENKAKAGIK, encoded by the coding sequence ATGAAAAGAATAATCACTTGTTTCAGTTTGCTGGCACTGGCGGCTTGTTCTTCCAGTCCAACCAAAGAAACCGCAGAAGAAACCAAAACAGCAGTGGCGGAAGCCCCGAAAGTGGAGGTTGATGAGTTCAAGGATCTGGAAAAGGTCGAGCCGGTTCGTCCGGTGACTCCACCCGCGCCCTCTCAATATGCGGCGTTGAATGAGGCGATCAAGTCCCAGTCTGATGAAAGAATCTATCAGGCTTCGACGCAGATTCTGACCCAGTCCCCGAATGATGCCCGCGCCCTGAATGCCCTGGCGATGTATCACTATAAACGTGGACGTTTTGATCTGTGCCGTTACCTGTTGGGGAAAGCCATCAGCTCCAGTCCCAAAACAGCAGAGCTTTACTCCAATCTGGGCATCGTCCAGCTGGCGCAAAACGAACGCCGTGATGCTGTGAAGTCCTTCCGCAAAGCTTTGGATATCAACAATGACGAAGCGGTGGCAGCCGCAAATCTGGGCGCGATCTATGTTCAGGAACGTGACTTCGCGAAAGCCGGAGTTGTGCTGGAAACGGCCTATCGCAAGGGTGTGCGTGATCCTCGCGTTTTGAACAACTATGGTATTGCACTGACGGCTCAGGGAAAACTGGACCGTGCTGAAGATATGTACAAGGCGGCTTTGAAAGACAGCGGTAACAACAAAGAGGTGCTGTTCAACTACGCCATTCTGCTGGTCGATCACATGCAGAAGTATCAGGACGGTTTGGAAGTCATTAACAGACTAAAGTTTGTAGGTGGACCTGCAGATAGCCGTAATCGCATTATTGCTTTGGAAAATAAGGCGAAAGCTGGGATAAAATAG